In Phenylobacterium zucineum HLK1, one DNA window encodes the following:
- a CDS encoding porin: MAAPIRTTARRLALAVLLSSAAPAVLAQAIPTAGAPPTGISQEQLLALIGRLDAVERRNDELEQQILDLKAQGAAADQAIRDQVDATTVSLANGRPTIASGDGRFTASLRGIVQLDATRYDQRGPGPAASDFRRGSLGDATEAERARDLADGANFRRVRLGAEGKAFGDWAYNLMFDFGGSGAEEAGKITNAYVEYAGLRLVRLRLGAFAPVTGFEDATSNTASLFPERAAPAELVRGLAGGDGRTGAAILAGGERWTLAGYVTGNTIGVSSYDEQLGAIGRATYVPYRTPDSLVHLGANANLILNPAATGPDVPPGGAATPVRLRERPELRVDGTRLVDTGSIDADGLSAYGVELGLQQKAFSLQAEHFWIDVDRRTAGLDDPAFAGWYVQGAWTLTGQPRRYNAASGGFDAPRVETPFDLGSGAWGVWELAARYSDLDLDFRPGAPGWAPVAGAVRGGRQKILTLGLNWYPNANVRFLADYQRVEVDRLSPGGTAFGAGALTPPDGAQVGQDLNIWSLRTQYAF; this comes from the coding sequence ATGGCCGCACCGATCCGCACCACCGCCCGGCGCCTGGCGCTGGCGGTCCTGCTCTCCAGCGCCGCGCCGGCGGTCCTGGCCCAGGCGATCCCGACCGCAGGCGCGCCGCCCACGGGGATCAGCCAGGAGCAACTCCTGGCGCTGATCGGGCGGCTGGACGCGGTGGAGCGCCGCAACGACGAGCTCGAGCAGCAGATCCTGGACCTGAAGGCCCAGGGCGCCGCCGCGGACCAGGCGATCCGCGACCAGGTGGACGCAACCACCGTCTCGCTGGCCAACGGCCGGCCGACGATCGCCAGTGGGGACGGGCGGTTCACCGCCTCGCTGCGGGGAATCGTCCAGCTCGACGCGACTCGCTACGACCAGCGCGGGCCCGGCCCCGCGGCCTCGGATTTCCGGCGCGGCTCGCTGGGCGACGCGACCGAGGCCGAGCGGGCCCGCGACCTGGCCGACGGCGCCAACTTCCGGCGGGTGCGCCTCGGGGCCGAGGGCAAGGCCTTCGGCGACTGGGCGTACAACCTGATGTTCGACTTCGGCGGCTCGGGCGCCGAGGAAGCCGGGAAGATCACCAACGCCTACGTCGAGTACGCGGGGCTGAGGCTGGTGCGCCTGCGTCTCGGCGCCTTCGCGCCGGTCACGGGCTTTGAGGACGCCACCTCGAACACCGCCTCGCTGTTCCCCGAGCGGGCCGCGCCGGCCGAGCTGGTCCGCGGGCTGGCAGGGGGCGACGGGCGGACGGGGGCTGCGATCCTGGCCGGCGGCGAGCGCTGGACCCTGGCCGGCTACGTGACCGGCAACACCATCGGGGTCTCCAGCTACGACGAGCAGCTCGGGGCGATCGGGCGGGCGACCTACGTCCCCTACAGGACGCCGGACAGCCTGGTTCACCTGGGCGCGAACGCGAACCTGATCCTCAACCCGGCGGCCACGGGGCCCGACGTCCCGCCCGGCGGAGCGGCGACGCCCGTGCGCCTGCGCGAACGGCCCGAGCTGCGGGTCGACGGGACCCGGCTGGTGGACACCGGATCGATCGATGCGGACGGCCTTTCGGCCTACGGCGTCGAGCTGGGGCTGCAGCAAAAGGCCTTCAGCCTGCAGGCCGAGCACTTCTGGATCGACGTGGACCGCAGGACCGCCGGCCTGGACGATCCGGCGTTCGCCGGCTGGTACGTGCAGGGCGCCTGGACGCTGACCGGCCAGCCGAGGCGGTACAACGCCGCCAGCGGCGGCTTCGACGCCCCGCGGGTCGAGACGCCCTTCGACCTCGGCTCCGGCGCCTGGGGCGTGTGGGAGCTGGCCGCGCGCTACTCGGACCTCGACCTCGACTTCCGGCCGGGCGCACCGGGCTGGGCTCCGGTCGCCGGCGCCGTCCGCGGCGGGCGGCAGAAGATCCTGACCCTGGGCCTCAACTGGTATCCGAACGCCAACGTCCGCTTCCTCGCCGACTACCAGCGCGTGGAGGTGGACCGGCTCTCGCCCGGCGGGACGGCCTTCGGCGCCGGGGCCCTGACGCCCCCCGACGGCGCCCAGGTGGGCCAGGACCTGAACATCTGGTCCCTCCGCACCCAGTACGCCTTCTGA
- the cysW gene encoding sulfate ABC transporter permease subunit CysW produces MTGSRIRLPGLAPLFLALALAVLGVLIVLPLGVVFQQALSKGLGAYIEPLRQPDALAAIRLTLTVAAISVPLNAVFGVAAAWAIARFEFRGKSLLVTFIDLPFSMSPVVSGLVWVLLFGAQGWFGEILLQHDVRIIFATSGLVLATVLVTLPFVARELIPLMQGQGSDEEAAALTLGAGGWTTFWRVTLPNIRWALLYGVLLCNARAMGEFGAVSVVSGSIRGLTTTLPLHVEVLYNDYEFVGAFAAASILAGLGLVTLVLKTVLEWRHAGELAASCKH; encoded by the coding sequence ATGACGGGGTCGCGAATCCGACTGCCGGGCCTTGCGCCCCTGTTCCTCGCGCTCGCCCTGGCCGTCCTCGGGGTGCTGATCGTCCTGCCGCTGGGCGTGGTGTTCCAGCAGGCGCTCTCCAAGGGACTGGGCGCCTACATCGAGCCGCTCCGGCAGCCCGACGCCCTGGCGGCGATCCGGCTGACGCTGACGGTGGCCGCCATCTCGGTCCCGCTGAACGCGGTGTTCGGCGTGGCCGCCGCCTGGGCGATCGCCCGCTTCGAGTTCCGGGGCAAGAGCCTGCTCGTCACCTTCATCGACCTGCCGTTCTCGATGTCGCCGGTGGTCTCGGGCCTGGTCTGGGTGCTGCTGTTCGGGGCCCAGGGCTGGTTCGGCGAGATCCTGCTGCAACACGACGTCAGGATCATCTTCGCGACGTCGGGCCTCGTCCTGGCCACGGTGCTGGTCACGCTGCCGTTCGTCGCCCGCGAGCTCATCCCGCTGATGCAGGGGCAGGGCTCGGACGAGGAGGCGGCGGCGCTGACCCTGGGGGCCGGCGGCTGGACCACGTTCTGGCGGGTCACCCTGCCCAACATCCGCTGGGCGCTGCTGTACGGCGTCCTGCTCTGCAACGCCCGCGCGATGGGCGAGTTCGGCGCGGTCTCGGTGGTCTCGGGCAGCATCCGGGGCCTGACCACCACTTTGCCGCTCCACGTCGAGGTGCTCTACAATGACTACGAATTCGTCGGCGCTTTCGCGGCGGCCTCCATCCTCGCGGGCCTCGGGCTCGTCACCCTCGTCCTCAAGACGGTCCTCGAATGGCGACATGCCGGTGAACTTGCCGCAAGCTGCAAACACTGA
- a CDS encoding NAD(P)H-dependent flavin oxidoreductase: MALPPVLRDRLRLPVIASPLFIISGPELVIAQCKAGVVGSFPALNARPASLLDEWLHQITEELAAWDRDHPDTPSAPFAVNHIVHKTNDRLEHDLEASTKWKAPIVITSLGAREDVNAAVHSYGGVVLHDVINNRFAKKAVEKGADGLIAVAAGAGGHAGQLSPFALVQEIREWFEGPVALSGSIANGRAILGAQAMGADLAYIGSAFIATQEANADAAYKEMIVASSADDIVYSNLFTGVHGNYLAPSIRAAGMDPENLPESDPSKMNFGSGGNQKSKAWRDIWGCGQGIGAVKDIPSAAERIAQLAAEYEAAKAELAEKTSFTAGRTLLAAE; the protein is encoded by the coding sequence ATGGCCCTGCCGCCCGTTCTCCGTGACCGCCTCCGCCTGCCGGTGATCGCCAGCCCGCTGTTCATCATCTCGGGGCCGGAGCTGGTGATCGCCCAGTGCAAGGCCGGCGTGGTGGGCTCGTTCCCGGCGCTGAACGCCCGCCCGGCGAGCCTGCTGGACGAGTGGCTGCACCAGATCACCGAGGAGCTGGCCGCCTGGGACCGGGACCATCCCGACACGCCCTCGGCTCCGTTCGCGGTGAACCACATCGTCCACAAGACCAACGACCGCCTGGAGCACGACCTTGAGGCCTCGACCAAGTGGAAGGCGCCGATCGTCATCACCTCGCTGGGCGCGCGGGAGGACGTGAACGCGGCGGTCCATTCCTACGGCGGGGTGGTGCTGCACGACGTCATCAACAACCGCTTCGCCAAGAAGGCCGTGGAGAAGGGCGCCGACGGACTCATCGCGGTGGCGGCCGGGGCCGGCGGCCACGCGGGCCAGCTCTCGCCGTTCGCCCTGGTCCAGGAGATCCGCGAGTGGTTCGAGGGTCCCGTCGCGCTGTCGGGCTCGATCGCCAATGGGCGGGCCATCCTGGGCGCCCAGGCGATGGGCGCGGACCTGGCCTACATCGGCTCGGCGTTCATCGCGACGCAGGAGGCCAACGCCGACGCCGCCTACAAGGAGATGATCGTCGCCTCCAGCGCCGACGACATCGTCTATTCGAACCTCTTCACCGGCGTGCATGGCAACTATCTGGCGCCGTCGATCCGCGCGGCCGGCATGGACCCCGAGAACCTGCCCGAGAGCGATCCGTCGAAGATGAACTTCGGCTCGGGCGGCAACCAGAAGTCCAAGGCCTGGCGCGACATCTGGGGCTGCGGCCAGGGCATCGGAGCGGTGAAGGACATCCCGAGCGCCGCCGAGCGCATCGCCCAGCTCGCCGCCGAGTACGAGGCGGCCAAGGCCGAGCTGGCTGAGAAGACCTCGTTCACCGCAGGCCGCACGCTGCTGGCGGCGGAATAG
- the cysT gene encoding sulfate ABC transporter permease subunit CysT, whose protein sequence is MTAAAAIAAPKPRRRWKEPSILPGFPLAMGWTLTYLGLLVVLPLAALVLRPWELGAGGVWAALTEPRVLAALRLSFTTAALAGLANVPIGLLIAWTLTRYAFPGRRIVDALVDLPFALPTAVAGIALTAIYAPTGVLGEPLARLGVKVAYTPLGVFLALVFIGLPFVVRSVQPVLQELDAEVEEAALTLGATPLQRFWRVTLPVLTPALLSGLSLAFARGVGEYGSVIFIAGNMPMTSEIAPLLIVIKLEQYDYAGAAAIGLAMLVISFGALLAVNAAQMATAGRGRA, encoded by the coding sequence ATGACGGCCGCCGCGGCGATCGCCGCCCCCAAGCCCCGCCGGCGCTGGAAGGAGCCCAGCATCCTGCCGGGGTTCCCGCTCGCCATGGGCTGGACGCTGACCTACCTCGGCCTGCTGGTGGTGCTGCCGCTCGCCGCCCTCGTCCTGCGACCCTGGGAGCTGGGCGCGGGCGGGGTGTGGGCGGCGCTGACCGAGCCGCGGGTGCTGGCCGCGCTGCGCCTCAGCTTCACGACGGCGGCGCTGGCGGGGCTGGCCAACGTGCCGATCGGCCTGCTGATCGCCTGGACGCTGACCCGCTACGCCTTCCCGGGCCGCCGGATCGTGGACGCCCTGGTGGACCTTCCCTTCGCCCTGCCGACGGCGGTGGCGGGGATCGCGCTGACCGCCATCTACGCCCCGACGGGGGTGCTCGGCGAGCCGCTGGCCCGGCTCGGCGTCAAGGTCGCCTACACGCCGCTCGGCGTGTTCCTCGCCCTCGTCTTCATCGGCCTGCCGTTCGTGGTGCGCAGCGTCCAGCCTGTGCTGCAGGAGCTGGACGCCGAGGTGGAGGAGGCGGCGCTGACGCTGGGGGCGACGCCGCTCCAGCGGTTCTGGCGGGTGACCCTGCCGGTGCTCACCCCGGCGCTGCTGTCGGGCCTGAGCCTGGCCTTCGCCCGCGGCGTGGGCGAGTACGGCAGCGTGATCTTCATCGCCGGCAACATGCCGATGACCTCCGAGATCGCCCCCCTGCTGATCGTCATCAAGCTGGAGCAGTACGACTACGCCGGCGCGGCGGCCATCGGCCTGGCCATGCTGGTCATCTCGTTCGGGGCCCTCCTGGCGGTGAACGCCGCCCAGATGGCGACGGCGGGGCGGGGGCGCGCATGA
- a CDS encoding sulfate ABC transporter substrate-binding protein, which yields MTQTEFSRRRLLKVGAAGAAAAGTAPLLLPGAAQAQSRASTARASQLTLLNVSYDPTRELYKDINAAFAAYWKGRTGQTLTINQSHGGSGRQARAVIDGLQADVVTLALAYDIDEIAARAKLLPANWQSRLPQNSAPYTSTIVFLVRKGNPWKIRDWGDLARPGVAVITPNPKTSGGARWNHLAAYAWALKQPGGTPQTAQAFLARLYKNVPVLDTGARGSTTTFAERGIGDVLLAWENEAFLSQAEFGNRFDIVYPSLSILAEPTVALVDRNVDRRKTRIQAEGYLNFLYSPLAQDLIGKNHYRPRNAEALAKYRSKFKDIPLVTIDGQFGGWRKAQAEHFADGGIFDRIYRR from the coding sequence ATGACCCAGACGGAATTCTCTCGTCGCCGCCTGCTCAAGGTGGGAGCCGCAGGCGCTGCGGCGGCTGGGACTGCGCCGCTCCTCCTCCCCGGGGCGGCGCAGGCCCAGTCAAGAGCGAGTACGGCAAGGGCCAGCCAGCTCACCCTGCTGAACGTCAGCTACGATCCGACGCGTGAGCTCTACAAGGACATCAACGCCGCCTTCGCCGCCTACTGGAAGGGGCGGACGGGCCAGACGCTGACGATCAACCAGAGCCACGGCGGCTCGGGCCGGCAGGCCCGGGCGGTGATCGACGGGCTGCAGGCCGACGTGGTGACGCTGGCGCTCGCCTACGACATCGACGAGATCGCCGCGCGGGCCAAGCTGCTGCCGGCCAACTGGCAGAGCCGCCTGCCGCAGAACTCCGCGCCCTACACCTCGACCATCGTGTTCCTGGTGCGGAAGGGGAACCCGTGGAAGATCCGCGACTGGGGCGACCTCGCCAGGCCCGGCGTGGCGGTGATCACGCCCAATCCGAAGACCTCGGGCGGCGCGCGCTGGAACCACCTGGCGGCCTACGCCTGGGCGCTGAAGCAGCCGGGGGGCACGCCGCAGACGGCGCAGGCCTTCCTGGCGCGGCTCTACAAGAACGTGCCGGTGCTGGACACCGGGGCGCGGGGCTCGACCACGACCTTCGCCGAGCGCGGCATCGGCGACGTCCTGCTGGCCTGGGAGAACGAGGCCTTCCTGTCGCAGGCCGAGTTCGGGAACAGGTTCGACATCGTCTATCCGAGCCTGTCGATCCTGGCTGAGCCCACGGTGGCGCTGGTGGACCGCAACGTCGACCGGCGGAAGACCCGCATCCAGGCCGAGGGCTATCTGAACTTCCTCTACAGCCCGCTGGCGCAGGACCTGATCGGCAAGAACCACTACCGGCCCCGCAACGCCGAGGCGCTCGCCAAGTACCGCTCGAAGTTCAAGGACATCCCCCTCGTCACCATCGACGGCCAGTTCGGCGGCTGGCGGAAGGCGCAGGCCGAGCATTTCGCCGACGGCGGGATCTTCGACCGGATCTACCGGCGCTGA
- a CDS encoding sulfate/molybdate ABC transporter ATP-binding protein encodes MPVNLPQAANTDGAALEIRGVSKTFGRFPALRDVSLRARDKEFLALLGPSGSGKTTLLRVLAGLETPDAGEVRFGGEDFLALPVRRRRVGMVFQHYALFRHMTVAQNIAFGLSVRRGAERPSRDEIAERVRRLLGLVQLEGYEGRYPSQLSGGQRQRVALARALAIEPRMLLLDEPFGALDAQVRRGLRRWLRELHDRAGVTTVFVTHDQEEALDLADRVAILRDGELVQLGTPNEVYEHPADPFVFDFLGAACRMAGVVEKDRLRVADWESAAPAGAPQGPVEVLFRPDEVAFAPADGAGLAAEVRAVAARGPDVRIECLIEGRAVELRAHGAALPAGVAPGLAVRVKPLRPQVYAG; translated from the coding sequence ATGCCGGTGAACTTGCCGCAAGCTGCAAACACTGACGGGGCCGCGCTGGAGATCCGCGGGGTCTCCAAGACGTTCGGCCGCTTCCCGGCGCTGCGGGACGTCTCGCTGCGGGCGCGGGACAAGGAGTTCCTGGCGCTGCTGGGCCCGTCGGGCTCGGGCAAGACGACCCTGCTGCGGGTGCTCGCGGGCCTGGAGACGCCCGACGCGGGCGAGGTGCGGTTCGGCGGCGAGGACTTCCTGGCCCTGCCGGTGCGCCGCCGCCGGGTGGGGATGGTGTTCCAGCACTACGCGCTCTTCCGGCACATGACCGTGGCGCAGAACATCGCCTTCGGCCTGTCGGTGCGGCGCGGGGCCGAGCGGCCCTCCCGGGACGAGATCGCCGAACGCGTGCGCCGCCTGCTGGGGCTGGTGCAGCTCGAGGGCTACGAGGGCCGGTATCCGTCCCAGCTCTCGGGCGGGCAGCGGCAGCGGGTCGCGCTGGCCCGGGCTCTGGCCATCGAGCCCAGGATGCTGCTGCTGGACGAGCCGTTCGGCGCCCTCGACGCCCAGGTCCGGCGGGGCCTGCGCCGCTGGCTGCGCGAGCTGCACGACCGCGCCGGTGTCACCACCGTCTTCGTCACTCACGACCAGGAGGAGGCCCTCGATCTCGCCGACCGGGTGGCGATCCTGCGCGACGGCGAGCTGGTGCAGCTCGGGACGCCGAACGAGGTCTACGAGCATCCGGCCGATCCGTTCGTCTTCGACTTCCTGGGCGCGGCCTGCCGCATGGCGGGCGTGGTCGAGAAGGACCGGCTGCGGGTCGCGGACTGGGAATCGGCCGCCCCGGCGGGCGCGCCGCAGGGGCCCGTGGAGGTGCTCTTCCGGCCCGACGAGGTCGCCTTCGCCCCGGCCGACGGGGCAGGCCTGGCCGCCGAGGTCCGGGCCGTGGCGGCGCGCGGCCCGGACGTGCGCATCGAGTGCCTGATCGAGGGCCGCGCCGTCGAGCTGAGGGCCCACGGCGCGGCCCTGCCGGCCGGGGTCGCCCCCGGCCTGGCCGTGCGGGTCAAGCCGCTGCGGCCGCAGGTCTACGCCGGCTAG
- a CDS encoding mechanosensitive ion channel, translating to MPTIDYYRAQDMMMDWGPRILIAVVILFAAHALAKAAQWGLARIIDRIPGVKQHNAGADPKDTAGYQLGQLGYWLVLLIGLIAALSMLGLNSIVAPLNGLLLEVTAFIPNLIGAVVIFFVGFIVATLARRVVEAGLAAARMDAWLERAGLSRVTGASGLSKTVGTLVFVLIIIPVTIAALQQLGVSAISDPAVAVLATVLDALPRILAAAIVLAIAFVIGRWVASLLEQLLPSLGFDRSLQGLGVGQAEPPPGTVEVEGAAPRLTPSKVVARLALVAIMLFSAVEAARLLAFAAIAGMLAEILDLAGHVLFGGVIIAIGVMVANFLSALIDRSTNGADGFASDIVKWATIALATAMGLRFMGIADEIVILAFGLILGSAAVAAALAFGIGGREAAARLLEKWTKGGPK from the coding sequence ATGCCGACCATCGACTACTACCGCGCCCAGGACATGATGATGGACTGGGGTCCGCGCATCCTGATCGCCGTCGTCATCCTGTTCGCGGCGCACGCGCTTGCGAAGGCGGCGCAATGGGGCCTCGCGCGGATCATCGACCGCATCCCGGGCGTGAAGCAGCACAACGCGGGCGCCGATCCCAAGGATACCGCCGGCTACCAGCTGGGCCAGCTCGGCTACTGGCTGGTGCTGCTGATCGGCCTGATCGCGGCGCTCTCGATGCTGGGCCTGAACAGCATCGTGGCGCCCCTGAACGGCCTGCTGCTGGAGGTGACCGCCTTCATCCCGAACCTGATCGGGGCGGTGGTGATCTTCTTCGTCGGCTTCATCGTGGCGACCCTTGCCCGGCGCGTCGTCGAGGCGGGGCTGGCCGCGGCGCGGATGGACGCCTGGCTGGAGCGGGCGGGCCTGTCGCGGGTGACCGGCGCCTCGGGCCTGTCGAAGACTGTCGGCACGCTGGTGTTCGTGCTGATCATCATCCCCGTGACGATCGCGGCCCTGCAGCAGCTCGGCGTCAGCGCGATCTCGGACCCGGCCGTGGCGGTCCTGGCCACGGTGCTGGACGCCCTGCCGCGGATCCTGGCGGCGGCCATCGTGCTGGCCATCGCCTTCGTGATCGGCCGCTGGGTGGCGAGCCTGCTGGAGCAGCTGCTGCCCTCGCTGGGCTTCGACCGCAGCCTGCAGGGACTGGGCGTCGGCCAGGCCGAGCCGCCGCCGGGGACGGTCGAGGTCGAAGGCGCGGCGCCGCGGCTCACCCCGTCCAAGGTCGTGGCGCGCCTGGCGCTGGTGGCGATCATGCTGTTCTCGGCGGTGGAGGCCGCGCGCCTGCTGGCCTTCGCGGCGATCGCCGGCATGCTGGCCGAGATCCTTGACCTGGCCGGCCACGTCCTGTTCGGCGGGGTGATCATCGCCATCGGGGTGATGGTGGCGAACTTCCTGTCCGCGCTGATCGACCGGTCGACCAACGGCGCCGACGGCTTCGCGTCCGACATCGTGAAGTGGGCGACCATCGCCCTGGCCACGGCCATGGGCCTGCGCTTCATGGGCATCGCCGACGAGATCGTGATCCTGGCGTTCGGCCTGATCCTGGGCTCGGCGGCGGTGGCGGCGGCCCTGGCCTTCGGCATCGGCGGCCGCGAGGCGGCGGCCAGGCTGCTGGAGAAGTGGACGAAGGGTGGCCCCAAGTAG
- a CDS encoding acetyl-CoA C-acetyltransferase, producing MPEALIIDACRTPRGIGKVGKGALADFHPQHLAATVLKALAERNGLKTEEVDDIVWGTSSQRGKQGGDLGRMAALDAGYDVRASGVTLDRFCGSGITAVNMAAAQIMSGMEDLVIAGGTEMMSYTAATASMQGPDGGPALIDSGNTRLRARHPQSHQGVCADAIATMEGITREALDELAYVSQQRADVAIREGRFDRSLVPVYRDDGTVALDREEFPRPQTTREGLAGLKPSFEAMANVPLDDKGTTLAGLINQVYPDLKIRHFHHAGNSSGVVDGAAAVLLASPEYAKKNGLKARARVVAMANVGDSPTLMLNAPVPAAKKVLKKAGLTPDDIDLWEINEAFSVVAEKFIRDLNLDREKVNVNGGAMALGHPIGATGSILIGTVIDELERRGLQRGLVTMCAAGGMAPAIIVERV from the coding sequence ATGCCCGAAGCTCTGATCATCGACGCCTGCCGCACGCCGCGCGGCATCGGCAAGGTCGGCAAGGGAGCGCTGGCCGACTTCCACCCGCAGCACCTGGCCGCCACGGTCCTGAAGGCCCTGGCCGAGCGCAACGGCCTGAAGACCGAGGAAGTCGACGACATCGTGTGGGGCACCTCGTCCCAGCGCGGCAAGCAGGGCGGCGACCTCGGCCGGATGGCGGCCCTCGACGCCGGCTACGACGTCCGGGCCAGCGGCGTCACCCTCGACCGCTTCTGCGGCTCGGGCATCACCGCCGTGAACATGGCCGCGGCCCAGATCATGTCGGGCATGGAGGACCTCGTCATCGCCGGCGGGACCGAGATGATGTCCTACACCGCCGCCACCGCCTCGATGCAGGGTCCCGACGGCGGCCCGGCTCTGATCGATTCCGGCAACACCCGCCTTCGCGCCCGGCACCCGCAGTCGCACCAGGGCGTCTGCGCCGACGCCATCGCGACCATGGAAGGGATCACCCGCGAGGCGCTGGACGAGCTCGCCTACGTCAGCCAGCAGCGCGCCGACGTGGCCATCCGCGAGGGCCGCTTCGACCGCTCGCTCGTGCCGGTCTATCGCGACGACGGCACGGTGGCCCTCGACCGCGAGGAGTTCCCCCGCCCGCAGACCACCCGCGAGGGCCTGGCGGGCCTGAAGCCCTCGTTCGAGGCCATGGCCAACGTGCCGCTGGACGACAAGGGCACGACGCTCGCGGGCCTGATCAACCAGGTCTATCCGGACCTGAAGATCCGCCACTTCCACCACGCCGGGAACTCCTCGGGCGTGGTGGACGGCGCCGCGGCCGTCCTCCTGGCCTCGCCCGAATACGCCAAGAAGAACGGCCTCAAGGCCCGCGCCCGCGTGGTCGCCATGGCCAACGTCGGCGATTCCCCGACCCTGATGCTCAACGCCCCGGTCCCGGCGGCGAAGAAGGTGCTGAAGAAGGCCGGCCTGACCCCCGACGACATCGACCTGTGGGAGATCAACGAGGCGTTCTCGGTCGTCGCCGAGAAGTTCATCCGCGACCTGAACCTCGACCGCGAGAAGGTCAATGTGAACGGCGGCGCCATGGCCCTCGGGCACCCGATCGGCGCCACTGGCTCGATCCTGATCGGCACCGTCATCGACGAGCTGGAACGCCGCGGCCTCCAGCGCGGTCTCGTCACCATGTGCGCCGCCGGCGGCATGGCCCCCGCGATCATCGTCGAGCGGGTCTGA